The Methanoculleus marisnigri JR1 genome window below encodes:
- a CDS encoding glycosyltransferase family 4 protein, with protein MESLKIAFFCWESLYAERVGGLASAASNLAETLAQNHEVHFFTRGEGKDTEINGVRYHYCRPSGEDIVRYCSDMSGKMLERFHEFDTPSFDLLHFHDWHVVDALQKLRDRETVFTYHSTEFGRNGNTFSNGWPFTEISGIERCGASIAKHITAVSSTLRQEAMSLYEIPDWKIDVVHNGIVPGHYQADVDPEAVKRRYGFDPDSPMILFVGRLAWQKGPDMLVDAVPALLREHADGQFAFIGDGQMRRGLETRARSLPVRFLGRLPDAEYVPLLNASDIVAIPSRNEPFGLVLLEAWSAGRCVVASDVGGLSENIEHGTDGVKVRPHPDSIARGLSRVAGSPEKALAMGREGLDKVKKEFPWSRVAGRMEGVYKNLAKHDTIPC; from the coding sequence ATGGAGAGTCTGAAGATCGCATTTTTCTGCTGGGAGTCGCTGTATGCGGAACGGGTCGGCGGGCTCGCAAGCGCGGCGTCAAATCTTGCCGAGACGCTGGCACAGAACCACGAGGTGCATTTTTTCACCCGGGGAGAGGGAAAAGACACCGAGATCAACGGAGTGCGGTACCACTACTGCCGGCCGTCGGGAGAGGACATCGTCCGGTACTGCTCCGATATGAGCGGGAAGATGCTTGAGAGGTTCCACGAGTTCGACACACCGTCGTTCGACCTCCTGCACTTCCACGACTGGCACGTGGTCGACGCACTCCAGAAACTCCGCGACAGGGAGACCGTCTTCACCTACCACTCGACGGAGTTCGGCCGGAACGGGAATACGTTCAGCAACGGGTGGCCGTTTACGGAGATATCCGGGATCGAACGCTGCGGCGCATCGATTGCAAAGCATATCACCGCGGTCTCCTCGACCCTCCGGCAGGAGGCCATGAGCCTCTACGAGATCCCCGACTGGAAGATCGACGTCGTCCATAACGGCATCGTGCCCGGCCACTACCAGGCGGACGTCGACCCGGAGGCGGTAAAACGACGCTACGGATTCGACCCGGACTCCCCGATGATACTCTTCGTCGGGCGGCTTGCGTGGCAGAAAGGGCCCGACATGCTGGTGGACGCAGTTCCCGCTCTCCTCCGGGAGCACGCCGACGGCCAGTTCGCGTTCATCGGCGACGGGCAGATGCGCCGGGGGCTCGAGACCCGGGCCCGGTCGCTTCCCGTCCGGTTCCTCGGACGACTGCCCGACGCGGAATACGTGCCGCTCCTCAACGCAAGCGATATCGTCGCCATCCCGAGCAGAAACGAGCCGTTCGGGCTTGTGCTCCTCGAAGCATGGAGCGCCGGCCGGTGCGTCGTCGCCTCCGACGTCGGCGGACTATCGGAGAACATCGAGCACGGGACCGACGGGGTCAAGGTGCGGCCGCACCCGGACTCGATCGCCCGCGGACTCTCCCGGGTGGCCGGTTCACCTGAAAAAGCGCTCGCCATGGGGAGGGAGGGGCTCGACAAAGTGAAGAAAGAGTTCCCGTGGAGCCGTGTCGCCGGGCGGATGGAAGGCGTCTACAAAAACCTCGCGAAGCACGACACGATCCCCTGCTGA
- a CDS encoding FxLYD domain-containing protein yields the protein MEKYSLPGRSLVTLILLGCLVGAAVTAGCMGTSAEPEPQVPTSEATLGAHTIYSPAGPKPSFSATATTPEKHMRSDGSCYWIVTGTVTNNGDGPARNAVIRFMLVDDESNMIRATETILAPRFQAGETKIFTIDAFPGDCDRQYHAEIDVTHDIP from the coding sequence ATGGAGAAATACTCTCTTCCGGGAAGGAGCCTTGTAACCCTTATCCTCCTCGGCTGCCTCGTCGGCGCTGCCGTCACGGCAGGCTGCATGGGGACTTCCGCGGAGCCGGAACCACAGGTTCCGACGTCGGAGGCGACACTGGGCGCTCACACCATCTACTCGCCCGCCGGGCCGAAGCCGTCGTTCTCGGCCACCGCCACCACGCCCGAGAAGCATATGCGCAGCGACGGGTCCTGTTACTGGATCGTGACCGGGACGGTGACCAACAACGGTGACGGGCCCGCGAGAAACGCCGTCATCCGGTTCATGCTCGTCGACGACGAAAGCAATATGATTCGGGCGACCGAGACCATTCTTGCCCCCCGGTTCCAGGCGGGCGAGACGAAGATATTCACCATCGACGCGTTCCCCGGCGACTGTGACCGGCAGTACCACGCCGAGATCGACGTCACGCACGATATCCCGTAA
- a CDS encoding flavodoxin family protein, which produces MKILGINGSPRASRSQTLRLVQAVLDGAESAGADVELVDVTKLRIEYCNGCLVCCERGECVKNDDFAELYHKMLDSDGIVLGSPNYIDSVTAQIKTMLDRMADAIHCQMFLGKYGCAVSTAGGSGADEVVAYLNQVLQTLGANTVGGIGVVLGGDPETIVPAEGRAYELGRKLARAIGKKETYPDQEELHAAMCDRMRALVTANRDRWHHEYDYWKEAGRIP; this is translated from the coding sequence ATGAAGATACTTGGGATAAACGGAAGCCCCCGCGCCTCAAGGAGCCAGACGCTCCGGCTCGTCCAGGCCGTCCTCGACGGGGCGGAGAGCGCCGGGGCCGATGTGGAGCTCGTGGACGTCACGAAGCTCCGGATCGAGTACTGCAACGGGTGCCTGGTCTGCTGCGAGCGGGGCGAGTGCGTCAAGAACGACGATTTCGCCGAACTCTACCACAAGATGCTTGATTCCGACGGGATTGTCCTCGGGTCGCCCAACTACATCGACTCGGTCACCGCCCAGATAAAGACCATGCTCGACCGGATGGCGGACGCCATCCACTGCCAGATGTTCCTCGGGAAGTACGGGTGCGCCGTATCCACGGCGGGCGGTTCCGGGGCGGACGAGGTCGTGGCGTACCTGAATCAGGTTCTGCAGACCCTGGGCGCGAACACCGTGGGCGGCATCGGCGTGGTCCTCGGCGGAGACCCGGAGACGATCGTGCCTGCGGAGGGGAGGGCCTATGAGCTCGGGAGGAAACTCGCAAGAGCCATCGGGAAGAAGGAGACCTATCCCGATCAGGAGGAACTCCACGCCGCGATGTGTGATCGGATGCGGGCGCTGGTCACGGCAAACAGGGATCGCTGGCACCACGAGTACGACTACTGGAAGGAAGCCGGGCGGATACCCTAG
- a CDS encoding class I SAM-dependent methyltransferase codes for MTVHPSPWDEDYRRRGNLWGGAPAPLPDLPADAAVLEVGCGNGKTLEAIARRSSRVTAVDISPEAVALARRRPGIAEGGLAVADARHLPFQSGTFDAVLLVHVAGHLPAQGRKTIASEAVRVLGPGGTLFFRSFSVEDMRAGKGKETEPWTFRRGEGIITHYFTEAETAELFAPLVAVSVRTHRWRMRVRGRDLPRAEVEGVFRREG; via the coding sequence GTGACTGTCCATCCATCCCCCTGGGACGAGGACTACCGGAGGCGGGGAAACCTCTGGGGAGGAGCACCGGCACCGCTCCCCGACCTCCCCGCCGATGCCGCCGTCCTCGAGGTCGGGTGCGGGAACGGCAAGACCCTTGAGGCTATCGCCCGGCGATCCTCGCGCGTGACCGCGGTCGACATATCTCCCGAAGCCGTCGCCCTTGCCCGGCGGCGCCCGGGGATAGCGGAGGGCGGTCTCGCCGTCGCCGACGCCCGGCACCTGCCGTTCCAGTCCGGGACGTTCGACGCGGTCCTCCTGGTTCACGTCGCCGGCCACCTCCCCGCGCAGGGCAGGAAGACCATAGCCTCCGAGGCCGTCCGGGTGCTCGGGCCCGGCGGAACGCTCTTCTTCAGGAGTTTCTCCGTCGAGGACATGCGCGCCGGGAAAGGGAAGGAGACGGAGCCGTGGACGTTCCGGCGGGGCGAGGGCATCATCACCCACTACTTCACCGAGGCCGAGACGGCGGAACTCTTCGCACCGCTCGTGGCGGTCTCGGTCCGGACGCACCGCTGGCGGATGCGGGTCAGGGGCAGGGAT
- the nth gene encoding endonuclease III: MNRTTACEVYRRLLEHYPVVDGRRHFLEFHNPFETLILTILSAQTTDRAVNAVRDDLFSRYPTPEALARAEPEEVEPLIRTIGFHHAKARYIVGAARKLVAEFGGEVPRTMEELQTLPGVGRKTANIVLSHAFDINVGIAVDTHVRRVSKRLGFTDSTNPDIIERDLVALFPEEVWRDINYLLIRHGRAVCTAKNPKHEVCVVAGLCRYYREFSGGEE, translated from the coding sequence ATGAACCGCACGACCGCCTGCGAGGTCTACCGCCGTCTTCTCGAGCACTATCCCGTCGTCGACGGCAGGCGCCATTTTCTCGAGTTTCATAACCCCTTCGAGACGCTGATCCTCACCATCCTCTCGGCGCAGACGACCGACCGTGCCGTGAACGCCGTCCGCGACGATCTCTTCTCCCGCTACCCGACGCCGGAGGCGCTCGCCCGCGCGGAGCCGGAGGAGGTGGAGCCGCTGATCAGGACGATCGGGTTTCACCACGCCAAAGCCCGCTACATCGTCGGGGCGGCAAGAAAACTCGTCGCCGAGTTCGGCGGCGAGGTTCCGCGGACGATGGAGGAACTCCAGACGCTGCCCGGTGTCGGGAGGAAGACCGCAAACATCGTCCTCTCCCACGCGTTCGATATCAACGTCGGGATCGCGGTCGACACCCACGTCCGCCGGGTCTCGAAGAGGCTCGGGTTCACCGACAGCACGAACCCCGATATCATCGAGCGCGATCTCGTCGCTCTCTTCCCCGAGGAGGTCTGGCGGGACATCAACTACCTCCTGATCCGCCACGGGCGCGCCGTCTGCACGGCAAAGAACCCGAAGCACGAGGTCTGTGTCGTCGCGGGGCTTTGCCGGTATTACCGGGAGTTCTCGGGCGGGGAGGAGTAG
- the msrB gene encoding peptide-methionine (R)-S-oxide reductase MsrB yields MNREAVETVETVNVCNAVTGEVEEVEKVVKSDEEWRRQLTPEQFSVARKEGTEPAFTGKYWDCKEDGLYVCVCCGNHLFSSKTKFESGTGWPSFSKPVSDLNVRAEPDTRFFMNRTEVLCRRCDAHLGHVFDDGPPPTHQRYCMNSASLRFVREKDLGRRE; encoded by the coding sequence ATGAACAGGGAAGCCGTAGAAACCGTCGAAACGGTGAACGTCTGCAACGCCGTGACCGGAGAGGTGGAAGAGGTCGAGAAGGTCGTCAAGTCCGACGAGGAGTGGCGGCGCCAGCTGACGCCGGAGCAGTTCTCCGTCGCCCGGAAGGAGGGGACGGAGCCGGCGTTCACCGGGAAGTACTGGGATTGCAAGGAGGACGGGCTGTACGTCTGCGTCTGCTGCGGCAACCACCTCTTCTCCTCGAAGACGAAGTTCGAGTCGGGCACGGGCTGGCCGAGTTTCTCCAAGCCCGTCTCGGACCTGAACGTCAGGGCGGAACCCGACACCCGGTTCTTCATGAACCGGACGGAGGTACTCTGTCGGCGGTGCGACGCCCACCTGGGCCACGTCTTCGACGACGGGCCGCCGCCGACCCACCAGCGCTACTGCATGAACTCGGCATCGCTCCGGTTCGTGCGGGAGAAGGATCTCGGCCGGCGCGAATGA
- the amrS gene encoding AmmeMemoRadiSam system radical SAM enzyme, with amino-acid sequence MHEARLYRKLEDDTVRCSLCAHRCTIKEGRQGVCGVRINRGGTLYAATFGKVIAEAVDPIEKKPLYHFLPGTLSYSLGTIGCNFHCAHCQNWQISQQTLEMESLRDISPEQGVERAIRSGSASIAWTYNEPAIWHEYPLAMGTLARQKGLGTVYVTNGYITEEGLHELAGMLNAFRVDIKSFSDTFYRKVCGGRLQPVLDATALAKELGMHVETVTLVIPGQNDSMEEMETLIRWVLENLGPDTPMHFTRFHPDYKMLDARPTEIRALEKIYERAKELGVHYPYLGNVGGHPYESTYCPSCGSPVIERSGYAVRIRGLEEQTCTECGGRIEYVSEIR; translated from the coding sequence ATGCACGAGGCGCGACTCTACCGGAAACTGGAGGACGACACCGTCCGCTGCTCGCTCTGCGCTCACCGGTGCACCATCAAGGAGGGGAGACAGGGAGTCTGCGGCGTCCGGATCAACCGCGGCGGCACGCTCTATGCCGCCACCTTCGGCAAGGTCATCGCCGAAGCGGTCGATCCCATCGAGAAGAAGCCGCTCTACCACTTCCTGCCCGGAACGCTCTCCTACTCGCTCGGCACCATCGGGTGCAACTTCCACTGCGCGCACTGCCAGAACTGGCAAATCTCCCAGCAGACACTGGAGATGGAATCGCTCAGGGACATCAGCCCGGAGCAGGGCGTGGAACGGGCGATCCGGTCGGGATCCGCAAGCATCGCCTGGACCTACAACGAACCCGCCATCTGGCACGAATACCCGCTCGCGATGGGGACGCTGGCGCGGCAAAAAGGTCTCGGAACGGTCTACGTCACGAACGGCTACATCACCGAAGAGGGACTGCACGAACTCGCGGGAATGCTCAACGCCTTCCGCGTCGACATCAAATCGTTCTCCGACACCTTCTACCGGAAGGTCTGCGGGGGGCGGCTGCAGCCGGTCCTCGACGCGACGGCGCTTGCAAAGGAACTCGGGATGCACGTCGAGACGGTCACGCTGGTCATCCCGGGACAGAACGACTCGATGGAAGAGATGGAGACGCTTATCCGGTGGGTGCTCGAGAACCTCGGCCCCGACACCCCGATGCACTTCACCCGGTTCCACCCCGACTACAAGATGCTCGACGCGAGGCCGACCGAGATCAGGGCTCTTGAGAAGATCTACGAGCGTGCAAAAGAACTCGGGGTTCATTACCCATATCTCGGCAACGTCGGGGGGCACCCCTACGAGAGCACCTACTGCCCCTCCTGCGGCAGCCCCGTCATCGAGCGGTCGGGCTACGCAGTCAGGATACGGGGGCTCGAGGAGCAGACCTGCACCGAATGCGGCGGGCGCATCGAGTATGTCTCGGAGATCCGGTGA
- a CDS encoding Mut7-C RNAse domain-containing protein, producing MSRRSGERQRFLTDRMLGTLTRYLRFMGYDTMSANSLSPGSSREDTLLLEIAGRDDRLLLTRDRELARRGGEQAVYIASEEIMAQIRQIADLGLIEPEIRMSRCSLCNTRLRPATLREIREARYAPRSTRGKEFSWCPRCRKLYWMGSHGHRLERRLKESFSS from the coding sequence ATGTCTCGGAGATCCGGTGAACGGCAGAGATTCCTGACCGACCGGATGCTCGGGACGCTCACCCGCTACCTCCGGTTCATGGGCTACGACACCATGAGCGCAAACAGCCTCTCCCCGGGGAGTTCCCGGGAAGACACCCTCCTCCTCGAGATCGCCGGCCGGGACGACCGGCTTCTTCTGACCCGCGACCGCGAACTCGCGCGGCGGGGCGGCGAGCAGGCCGTCTACATCGCGTCGGAAGAGATCATGGCCCAGATACGGCAGATCGCCGACCTCGGGCTGATCGAGCCCGAGATCCGGATGAGCCGCTGTTCCCTCTGCAACACCCGCCTCCGGCCGGCCACCCTGCGGGAGATCCGGGAGGCACGCTACGCCCCGCGGTCGACCCGGGGGAAGGAGTTCTCCTGGTGCCCCAGGTGCCGGAAACTCTACTGGATGGGGTCGCACGGCCACCGCCTCGAGCGGCGCCTGAAAGAGTCTTTCTCGTCCTGA
- the pyrH gene encoding UMP kinase, whose amino-acid sequence MKKIVISLGGSVLVPSLESNNIDRYVSVLKKISGTCRIFVVVGGGGEARRYIGVARSLGAGEAAADELGIMVTRLNARLLIAGLGDAAYPRVAENYTEAQEFAQAGKIVVMGGITPAQTTDAVSAVLAESVGAALLINATSVNGIYSADPKKDAGAVRHERLTPRELLDIITGSRMDAGANTVLDIVAGKVIERSGIPLLVLDGRDPENLYRAIVEGVCVGTVVCEEGSTPLPS is encoded by the coding sequence ATGAAGAAGATCGTAATTTCTCTGGGCGGCTCGGTTCTGGTTCCTTCGCTTGAATCGAACAATATCGATCGGTATGTTTCTGTTCTGAAGAAGATCTCCGGTACGTGCCGCATTTTCGTCGTCGTCGGCGGCGGCGGGGAGGCACGCCGGTATATCGGGGTCGCCCGCAGTCTCGGCGCCGGGGAGGCGGCGGCGGACGAGCTCGGCATCATGGTGACCCGGCTGAACGCGCGTCTTCTCATCGCCGGACTCGGGGATGCGGCCTATCCGCGCGTTGCGGAGAACTACACGGAGGCGCAGGAGTTCGCGCAGGCCGGCAAGATCGTCGTCATGGGCGGGATAACGCCCGCGCAGACGACCGATGCGGTATCCGCGGTTCTCGCCGAGAGCGTCGGTGCCGCCCTCCTCATCAACGCCACGTCGGTGAACGGGATCTACAGCGCCGACCCGAAGAAGGATGCCGGTGCGGTGAGGCACGAGCGCCTCACGCCGCGTGAGCTCCTGGATATCATCACCGGGAGCCGGATGGATGCGGGCGCGAACACGGTGCTCGACATCGTGGCCGGGAAGGTGATCGAGCGGTCCGGCATCCCGCTCCTGGTGCTCGACGGCCGCGACCCGGAGAACCTCTACCGGGCGATCGTGGAGGGTGTATGCGTCGGCACCGTCGTCTGCGAAGAGGGTTCGACCCCTCTGCCGTCCTGA
- a CDS encoding HEAT repeat domain-containing protein, giving the protein MAFFDKFRANIEGLRQTKDCPGLIAVLDGEEAGNRADAARALCALGVSAVPDLLERLENANRVSRARMLGALASAGAPSIPLLLALILRASPGLQAAITRAVAEEGDSLSETLQFALHHKQPAVRRAAVIAIRGTGKKAIPPLVEAFRDKNHSVRREAAVGLAALRWVPDDPSEKVWYYFLLEDWAELAKLQAAAVPILVKGLGGKEPRIRSESARTLGKIRDSRAVPALVRAMEDPQVDVRVRAAEALGGIGSDRGKPALVGALDDPCHPVRMEAAWALDRLDWIPENDLERAGYLIAKEQWNELARMGRAAIPPLIRALEVEYSGVRTGASETLRQLGQPALDALYAAMNSDSPEIREQAAAVLDYIRSRNEENSRARPVQTASSDYDRELREGLAARKRIEDRFGPVSRPPDRPAHRGPPPAARAEAVQPAAGGEEKPVAQQPDDAEEVEKLLEERPEAEAGTEKSRSKSRKPVSLDEIVPPAGDEQETDEAERTEKEGPAPAKPGRMVLPEAPVAPPEPPEQAPGKASLERYLNALQSDDAEIRAAAVAALRSLGAPAVEFLVAALSDSHDAVRIAAAEGLGDIGDENGVDALILLTGDAGQDVRSAAAAALGRIGDTRALEALIRLFGDDYPGVRSVAAETVAAFGPDVLEPLEAALEEPVPVVRLTAARAIGIIGNPRSIPLLIRHLEDPAREVGVTAARVLGGFGNLAVEPLAAVLREGGKGGRLAAVDALGGIEPGRADEALAYALSDEDREVREKAATTLMRRRAASMWQSTFGNRAREEKEVSVKSAVGQEGREEINTLITALNDRSVEVQASAATRLIAMGQPAAEGLLRVLKDDDREMQRAAAGVLGEMREAALGPLTDALNDPDRFVRLVAARNLGNIGDARAIEALSGALKSERDSVVRAAVAEALGYMGSKQAIEPLTLALQDRDEAVKVAAARSLGYIGDLRALEPLIKALSDVDDRVRYAALEALKDPGDTIRRHLVGALRSGDETFRAGVAEALEAGGWKPETRAELTLCLMAQGRWAEVERVGADALPVLAETLTDPLIEVRANAVRAINRIGGEDAVAPLVRALKDDALVVRKRAEWGLIHMGGAVIPALDLAIREEPQPEAREGLQRIIEEIRVKEKT; this is encoded by the coding sequence ATGGCATTCTTTGATAAATTTCGAGCGAATATCGAGGGGTTACGGCAGACGAAGGATTGTCCCGGCCTGATTGCGGTTCTGGACGGTGAAGAAGCCGGAAACCGCGCCGATGCAGCGCGAGCTCTCTGTGCCCTCGGGGTCTCCGCCGTCCCCGACCTTCTCGAGAGACTCGAGAATGCCAACCGCGTCTCGCGGGCACGGATGCTCGGGGCGCTGGCTTCGGCCGGCGCTCCTTCCATCCCCCTGCTCCTCGCCCTGATCCTCCGGGCAAGCCCGGGCCTGCAGGCAGCCATCACCCGTGCAGTCGCGGAGGAGGGCGATTCGCTCTCCGAGACGCTGCAGTTCGCGCTGCACCATAAACAGCCGGCGGTCAGGCGTGCCGCCGTGATAGCGATCCGGGGAACGGGCAAAAAAGCAATCCCACCGCTCGTCGAAGCATTCCGCGACAAAAACCACTCGGTCCGGAGAGAGGCCGCCGTCGGGCTTGCCGCACTGCGATGGGTGCCCGACGACCCCTCCGAGAAGGTGTGGTATTACTTCCTCCTGGAAGACTGGGCCGAACTTGCAAAACTCCAGGCGGCAGCCGTCCCGATCCTCGTCAAGGGCCTCGGCGGCAAGGAGCCCCGGATTCGGAGCGAGTCGGCACGAACGCTCGGGAAGATCCGTGACTCCCGGGCCGTCCCGGCACTCGTCAGGGCGATGGAAGACCCGCAGGTGGACGTCCGCGTACGTGCTGCCGAGGCGCTCGGGGGGATAGGCAGCGACCGGGGAAAACCTGCCCTGGTCGGAGCCCTCGACGACCCCTGCCATCCGGTGCGGATGGAGGCGGCCTGGGCGCTGGACCGGCTGGACTGGATTCCGGAGAACGATCTTGAGAGAGCGGGGTACCTGATCGCAAAGGAGCAGTGGAACGAACTTGCCCGGATGGGGAGGGCGGCCATCCCGCCGCTCATCCGGGCGCTGGAGGTCGAGTACTCGGGTGTCCGCACCGGCGCGAGCGAGACGCTGCGGCAACTGGGACAACCCGCGCTCGACGCACTGTACGCGGCGATGAATTCCGACAGCCCCGAAATCCGCGAGCAGGCAGCCGCCGTGCTGGATTACATCCGGTCGCGCAACGAGGAGAACTCCCGGGCAAGACCGGTACAGACGGCGTCTTCCGATTACGACCGGGAACTCAGGGAGGGGCTTGCCGCCAGGAAGCGGATCGAAGACCGCTTCGGACCGGTCTCCCGGCCACCCGACCGGCCGGCTCATCGCGGACCTCCGCCGGCGGCACGGGCGGAAGCGGTGCAACCCGCCGCAGGCGGGGAGGAGAAACCTGTCGCCCAACAACCGGACGATGCCGAAGAGGTCGAGAAACTCCTGGAGGAGAGACCGGAGGCCGAAGCGGGGACCGAGAAGAGCCGATCGAAATCGAGGAAACCGGTTTCACTGGACGAGATCGTCCCCCCCGCAGGCGACGAGCAGGAGACCGATGAGGCTGAGCGCACAGAAAAGGAGGGACCTGCTCCCGCGAAGCCGGGCCGGATGGTGCTGCCGGAAGCCCCCGTAGCACCCCCGGAACCGCCGGAGCAGGCACCGGGGAAGGCGTCGCTCGAACGGTACCTCAATGCCCTGCAGAGCGACGACGCGGAGATCCGGGCGGCGGCGGTTGCGGCGTTGCGGAGCCTGGGGGCGCCGGCCGTCGAGTTTCTCGTCGCCGCGCTCTCCGACTCGCACGACGCTGTCCGTATCGCCGCCGCAGAGGGGCTCGGCGATATCGGCGACGAGAACGGCGTCGACGCGCTGATCCTGCTCACCGGCGACGCCGGGCAGGATGTTCGCAGTGCCGCTGCCGCCGCGCTCGGGCGAATCGGGGATACGCGTGCGCTCGAAGCGCTCATACGCCTCTTCGGCGACGACTACCCCGGAGTCCGGTCCGTTGCGGCCGAGACCGTTGCGGCGTTCGGGCCGGATGTGCTTGAGCCGCTGGAAGCGGCACTCGAGGAGCCGGTGCCGGTAGTCCGGTTGACGGCAGCGAGGGCGATCGGGATCATCGGGAACCCCCGGTCGATACCGCTCCTTATCAGGCATCTCGAGGATCCCGCACGGGAAGTCGGCGTGACTGCCGCCCGGGTTCTCGGGGGATTCGGGAACCTCGCAGTCGAACCGCTCGCGGCAGTGTTGCGCGAAGGAGGTAAAGGAGGGCGCCTCGCAGCAGTCGATGCCCTCGGGGGGATTGAGCCGGGAAGGGCGGACGAGGCACTGGCATATGCCCTGAGCGACGAGGACCGGGAGGTCCGGGAAAAGGCGGCTACCACGCTCATGAGACGGCGCGCGGCGAGCATGTGGCAGAGCACCTTCGGCAACAGGGCCCGGGAGGAGAAAGAAGTCTCCGTGAAGAGTGCCGTCGGGCAGGAGGGCCGGGAAGAGATCAATACGCTCATCACTGCACTCAATGACAGATCGGTGGAGGTGCAGGCGTCCGCTGCCACCCGGCTTATCGCAATGGGGCAGCCGGCCGCCGAAGGGCTGCTCAGGGTGCTCAAGGACGATGACCGGGAGATGCAACGCGCCGCCGCCGGGGTTCTCGGGGAGATGCGGGAAGCGGCACTCGGACCGCTCACGGACGCCCTGAACGATCCCGACCGGTTCGTCCGGCTCGTTGCTGCCCGAAACCTGGGCAATATCGGAGACGCACGGGCCATCGAAGCCCTGAGCGGAGCCCTCAAAAGCGAACGCGACAGCGTGGTCCGGGCAGCCGTAGCGGAGGCGCTCGGGTACATGGGAAGCAAACAGGCGATAGAACCGCTGACGCTGGCGCTGCAGGACAGGGACGAGGCAGTCAAGGTTGCCGCCGCGCGCTCGCTCGGCTACATCGGAGACCTTCGCGCCCTCGAACCGCTCATCAAGGCCTTGAGCGACGTGGACGACCGGGTCAGGTACGCCGCGCTCGAGGCCCTGAAAGATCCCGGCGATACGATACGCCGCCACCTGGTCGGCGCGCTCCGCTCGGGGGACGAGACGTTCCGGGCGGGGGTCGCCGAAGCGCTGGAAGCAGGCGGCTGGAAGCCGGAAACCCGTGCGGAACTCACGCTCTGCCTCATGGCGCAGGGGAGATGGGCCGAGGTGGAACGGGTCGGCGCCGACGCGCTCCCGGTACTTGCGGAGACGCTCACCGATCCGTTGATAGAGGTGCGGGCGAACGCCGTCCGGGCCATCAACCGGATCGGGGGAGAGGACGCCGTCGCCCCGCTCGTCCGGGCACTCAAGGACGACGCGCTTGTGGTCAGAAAGCGGGCCGAATGGGGCCTGATCCACATGGGCGGGGCGGTTATCCCGGCTCTCGACCTGGCGATCAGGGAGGAGCCGCAGCCGGAGGCCCGGGAAGGACTGCAGCGGATCATCGAGGAGATCCGCGTCAAGGAGAAGACCTAG